From Loxodonta africana isolate mLoxAfr1 chromosome 16, mLoxAfr1.hap2, whole genome shotgun sequence:
gtttatagctcaatttctcattcaaaaatttatacacctattgttttgtgacactggttgcagttCCCACAAagtgacagcacgctcccccttttcactctgggttccctgtgtcaattcgcccagttcctgtcccttcctgccttcttgtcctgcttttggacgGAAGCTGCCCAtctggtctcgtatatttgattgaactaagaggcacGTTCCTCGcgtgtgttttgttttataggcctgtctcatctttgcctgtaaagtgggcttcaggaatggtttcagttctaggtTAGCAGAGCATCCAGGGACCTTGGTTTTGGGGGATACTGAGAATTTAaacaaattaatgaataaaaGTCGTCCAGCTTCCCCCTTATCTTCCATTCAAAGGGGAAAGACTGCAGTATCAAAAGCACAGTCCTCTCCCTTTTTAAATCGTACTTTTGAGTTCGGGGAAGTATTAGTGTAAAAGGTCTCCTGCTAAGTTGAATGGGATCAAGTATATAAAGTGCCTAGCGCCAGCCTGACCCATCATAAACCCCCATAAACCCACCCTAAACACTGTTGTTGGCGGTTGCTGTGCAGCCAATTCCacttcgtggtgaccccacgtgttgccgagtagaattgctccatggggttttcatagGCTTttcaactgctccataggattttcaacaccTTTtatgaagcagatcgccagcctgtctcccaaggttcaaatcgccaacctttcagttagtagtcaagcgcttaactatttgtgccacccagggacctaaatcCGCATTAAAGGGGAGCTATTTCTCACTTCTTATTTGGAGGCATCAGGCATCATGGGAGAGAAAAGTAAACAAGAGCTAGTGCTCAATCTTGTCCACAGCCACTGGGAAATGAGTCTGTAATGAAAACAGAGTGGACCATGGGTATGTTTTTCCCTGGACAAGTCATTAAAAGTTACCAGTGCTGGAAACGAGACAGAccgggggaaaaagaaaaaaattaaatttctgatTCTTAGATTcaaaaattcatttattcaatctcGTTGAGTTCCTAGACTGGGCCAGGCATTTTGATAGGAAACTGTGACTTCAGTCTATTACTTTCTGTGGTTCAAAAGCTCATTTTATGAATTTAATATACTACGTtgctttgaggaaaccctggtggtgtagtggtgaagtgccatagctgctaacctaaaggtcggcaatttgaatccaccaggcactccttggaaactctatggggcagctctactctgtgctacagggttgctatgagtcagaatcaccacaagggcaacaggtttggttttggttttatgttgttTTGCACTTATATTCCAactttttgaaataaaatttgcGATTATGTTAACAATGCCAAACTACATTTTACTGAAATAGTAAAATATAATATAGAAATAATTCCCTAAACTGGTGGCCCTGTCTTTTGGATTTGATGAAAcagtaaagtttcaaataaagttGAGAGAATCAACACAGTgttgtattaaaaaagaaaaagtctttaTCTGCTTTGATTCTATTTCATAAAAAGCAGCACATTTTAAACCACAAAGGTAAAACGGACATGATTTCTGAATAAAGGGGAGCCCTTTATACTGAATAAATTTAACTTTTCAAACTTGTCTAAGAGTAAAAACTCATACTCTgttaaactaaaagcaaagagatttactGAAGGTTCAATACAGTTTGAACCAGGAAAACATTCAGTTTACAAAGTGAAATTAGAATGCTTGGAGGTGATGAGGttacaaagacaaatttatatgCTTAAATCAGGAATTAATGGCAAATTTCTGATTGGTGTTCAGTAATGTAAGGAGGCAGGAGATGGGATAACTCAAAGCAGGGGATAGGGATCGGTTCAAAGTGTATACGTGGGGCTTCTTAGATGGGTTACCTTAGATAATTGCAGACGTTTGTGACTAAAGAGGGAGTTTACAGGGTGGTAACATTCCTTTCTGAGAATGTTCTGCTAAGATAGCATCCCTAGCAAACATTCTCAGAGAGTTACTTGTGTAGATTTCTGATAAGGGACTTATGTTAAGACCTTCGTTTTAGAGACGATGTTTCCATATCCTTAGCTTAACCAAAAAAgcctttgccatcaagtggattccaactgagagtgaccctatagggtagagttgaactgccccatagggtttccaaggaacagctggtggattcaaactgccaaccttttggttagcagccaagctcttaaccagggtcCCTGAGCTTAACAGCAGAAAAAAAACATCTTCTTAGTTGCAGGATTAAATCTGCTCAAGGTTAACTGTTGCTGAGGAGTAGGCAAAGGCTAAAATGGAGTTGGAGGTTAGAGCCAGGCCAGTCACTTTGACCAAGTTAATCGCCTCGGTTTTGGAGTTCTCatacaaaccagttgcctttcaGTCAATTCCGCCTCCTGGTGACCCATGAGTTACCCCTgtgtagaggaaaccctggtggtgcagtggctaagtgctatggctgctaaccacagggccggcagttcaaatctgccaggcgcttcttggaaactctatggggcagttctactctgtcctacagagtcactatgagtcagaatcgactccacagcactgggtttggtttttttttaatcagagtagaactgtgctccaacaggttttcagtggctgatttttcagaagtagatagccagacctttcttccaaggcacctctgggtggacttgaacctccaacctttctgttagtagctaaggccattaaccatttgcaccacgcagggacttcaCAGCTTCCCCCAAGAACTTTCTATATTCATATTTTTCTCATTCTGCCAAGGCTAGTAAAAACTCTGTCCTTGACTATGGAAACCttgctctaaatttttttttcttttttgtttttctttcacgTGTTCACAAGCTGgagccagtggttaagtgctacagctgctaaccaaaaggtcagcagttcgaatccactggctgctccttggaaaccctatggggcagttctactatatcctatagggtcactattagtcggaaccgactcaatggcaacagatttggtttggtgttGGTTTTGTTCACAAACTAGAAAGTAACCACAAAATAAACATGACCAAAAAGAATTCCAACCTAAAGAGGAAAAGTTACCTAATAATCCCATTTTCATAgaacataatttataaaattaatcCCTTgtttatataaccaaaaaacaaattaTTTACTCAAATAAATCATAACCTTTTAAATTCAATTATTAAAGTAGAAATACctattatataattttaaaatataactgaATTATAAACTCATTATGAATTTTGAAGAAATGATTTATTTCACTTCATGGGATTTAGACAAGTAAATTCACATTTCATTTGAAGTCAAGAGAAAACATTTCTTATTCATCCAGCACTAATAGAGATTATGATATACCAATGAACATTTAAATATAGAAATCAATTTTTAAATGGATCTCAATAAATAACATTCAGGGGAAAACACATAACACAATCCACTCTGGATCTAAGAGTCTTACTATATGCAAATACTGAAAGAAACTATTCTTCTGAaagttttctcatttaaaaaatacattgtgAGAATGATTTCATGAATGGAGAAATCAATTGGTGCTAAACAATTCACAAACAGGATGTATCAACATGACAGTTTTAGGTATGAACAGAGACTGTATATTGTCAGCCTAGAGGATGGTCCACTCCCTCCATCTTCCATGGTGCAGGGATGTTTCATATTTCATAGTTTCTAAACTTCCTCAGGAGTTCCGAGGGAGCATCTCCAGACCAGCGGAAACGAAAGTGCCAGCAGTTCACGTCTGAAAAACCTTTAAGAGAgaagagaagattttaaaatcaGTGGCAGGAAAAGTCAAACCTGTAATAGCAAAACAATTTGGTAAATAAACTGATACAATTTCACTGCAATGACTAAAACTTTGGTatgaattattaatattttttaattcttatgaACAAGGTGAGAGGACCTCACAGCCTTAAATGCTTAAGAATAAATGGAAATTTACAGATGCTTCTAGTGGTGGGAATTTTGACAATTTACCAccaaagaaatggaaaacaacTTTCAAACAGCTGCCCAGTGTAGGAGGTCAATGGTAAAGGGCCCCTGGAAATATCAGTAATTCAATTCCATGGTAGTAAGATTCGTTTTAATTAGAATAAACAACATTGTTGAATACTAGAGAAAAGGTCATCTTCCTTCTCTCCTGGAGGAAGTGTAAGTTGGCAAAACTCTCCTGGCAGGAAATTTCGACAATACTTATCAAGCTCATTAAAACGAATATAACCTTTGACCCAATAATTCTACTTCTGGAAATTTtcctaaggaaataatcatgGATGTGCCCAAGGATTTAACTGTAAGGATGTTTATCATGTGACAATTTATAAATGTTAAAAAGTCAAGAAACCTAAACAATAGAAAGTTGGTTACATTGtcaaaatttaataatttttaaatatttactattGTAGAAAAATGCTCATAATCTATTTCTAAGAGAAGAGCAGTTACAAAACAGTTCATATGGTATGGTCTCATTCCTAAATTCATTTATGTCCATGGATAATTACATTTAAATAATTTAAGTCTAAAATGATGTATACCTTATTTTCTTGCAATGAGTAAGTATTCCTTGTGTCATTGTTTTATGTCTATAATATTGCTAATAAAAAAGTAGGTTacaagacaatatataaaatatgcTTTTAGATTTTTAGGTTATCTAAAATTATCTATTATCTAAAAATCTAGCCTGGAAAAATATACACAGACTAGTTAACAGTGGTTACATCAGGATAACAGGATCTATTTGTACCTTTTTTTAGAATCATCAGAGAAAACAAATCTAAAGAATTTTCGTTTGGggagaaagcaaaaaagaaactGTTTCTGACATTCTACCTGTTTAATTGAAACAGGCACACAAAATATGTGTAGTATGATCTCATTTTAGGTATACTAACatatatgaaggagccctggtggcacagtggttaagcgcttgcctgaaaggtcagcggttcaaattcaccagcagctgcttcgagggacaaagatgtggaagttggctcctgtaaagatttacagcctgggaaaccctaaaggggagttctactctgtccaacagggtctctatgattcgaattgacttgatggcaatgagttttaacacatatgaaaatatttcaaatatatcaaaatatcaaatataccaaaaTATAAGTAATAGTTATTTCTCTAATATTATgagttgtatttttttccttttgcttgatCATATTACCTCAGATTTCTACAGTAAATAGGtgttatttttgtagtttttttaaaatgttgtctAATTTGGGTTCCCCTAGAAAAAGACACTCAGACAAGGATTTGAATACAAGTGAATGATTTTGGAGGTGATCCCAGGAGAAACTGACAGGGGTTGGGAAAGGAAACGAAGTCAATAAATGGTATGTTATCCAGAAGGTTACcactgtgggcaactggggctTGATGGCACTGGGGAACCCAGGGAGACAATATAAAAACCCCTTAGAATTACCTCACCTGAGGAATTTAGCCTCCCACTCCCATTCCTTACTGGCTGATAGCAGCTCCCAAAGGGAGTTTGCTCCCAAAGTTTATTCGCTGGCACTTACCACCTCCTCTTCTGCTACCAAGTAGGGTCCATGTCAGAGAACACCCTCTGACAAAGAGGCATGATGCTTGTAGCAGAAACCATAGGACTTGCAATGCCCAGAAAGGTAGATGCCCAGGGAATATGGTGGCCCATCAACAGCATCTActacatttgaattttttcttttgctccaggatGCTACAATGCTACCTAAAATTATTTAATTCTAGAATTgcatttattacatttttaaatggaaagAAAGTAAAACTGAGATTGCCTTGCACACCAGGTTTCAGATACCATGCTTTATATTTTACTGGTTACAATGAAGTGTTAGAAATGTGACTGGGGACTCTTTGATGTGGCTGCTCATCAACAGAAGAGCCATCGAAAGGAGAATTCCAAAATACCAAGCATTGCTTGAGGGAATTAACAAATGTGCTGAAAAGTAATATATGGAAAGCTTCTCAGGGCTTATAAAACTGACATGAATGATACTCCTTAAATGCTGACATTATAAAATTTGCACtgtagtaaaatgaaatcataaataATCACACAACTGCACTTTGGCATATTAAACTCCAAATTTAAGGCGCTACTCAGAACAGCCAGTGATCTCTTAAATGGTATTAAGAAAACACTGGTAAATGCATCCTTTGGCAGAATTTCATAATTCTTACTCTCCAACAACAGTTTCTCAGAGAGAATACACTTCATAAGGGAAAGGCATCAAAAACTGGCATCCCAATTTATTCTGAGTCAACTATGACATATCTACACTGTAGAATATGATCAACTGTCACGAAGAATGAGTTAGCTCtacttcttggctcaggtagacacaggagactgtgtgagcagctcctgtctggaggtgaaatgagaaggcagaggcgaacggaagctggctgaatggacacagggaatacagggtggaaacgagaagtatgctgtctcattacggggagagcagctaggagtacatagcaaggtgtgtataagtttctgtatgagagactgacttgatttgtcaactttcacttgaagcacaaaaaaaaaaaaaaaaaagagcgagtTAGTTCTAAATGTAAGGATCTGGGAGAAATCCcgtaataataaataaaagccaACAGTAAAAAAAGTGCTTCCAATGTGCCCAACACTAATCTAAACACTTCATGCCTATTAAGTTATTTACTCCTCACAAAAAACTTGAGGGGGTAGACACTAATATTCTTACCATTAAAAACTgagacaggagggagggggaaaggaggaatCAGTgtccagggggcactgagtttctgtaagGACGATGGAAAACtctggtgatggctgcacaacgtgatgaacgtaattaatgacactgaattgtacatgttaaaAAGGTAAATGTCTTGTtgtatgtatatttacatatatttaccataataaaaaaagaaacctcaGGGTTGGGTACCtagcttacccaaggtcacataatTCCTAAGTGGAAAAGCTGGGATCTGGACCCAgtctggaaaccatggtggcgtactggttaacagctacggctgctaaccaacaggtcggcagttcaaatccaccaggtactccttgggaaGCAaagcaggcagttctactctgtcctatacggtcactatgagtcagaattgactcaatggaaatgggtttggttttttttttggacccaGTGTGGATCCAATGTTTACACTTTTAACCACTCTGTAAACCTGTTCTTTACTTTTAAAGATTCCAAAAAAAGTACATTTACTTGGACATAGGCTTGTATTAACATAAACAACCATGTGGCAGGAGACACGCCTGAGCATCACATAGGTTACTTCAGGGACTAGATGCAGAGAAGGATGGGGAGAAGGAGTATACACTAAGTTACTgtctatataaaaaaagaaaaaaaaaaacatgcattggcatcgagtcgattctgactcatagcaaccctataggacagagtagaactgctccatagagttttcaaggagcagctggtggatatgaactacagacccttttggttagcaactgagccactgcaccaccagggctccattgtctatatatgatttttttttaacaataaaatcGTATTACTTCTGGTGCCCTTTTAATatccaattatttaaaaagaaattttcacAGAATCCTGTGAGAAGGACTCAAATGGGGTCCCAGCGTCACGTCTGGTTCGTCTTGAAGTGTTCAAGACTCCCCAGTTCCGGTGAACTTAGACCATCCCTGATTCTGATTGAAACAGAAAACCACAGGAAGACCAGGGGAGCTTAGGGAACAGAGATCAGAACATTCCAGGGCTGAAAGGAGAAATATTTGCATGTTTGCCTGGGGACGGGGTGTGTTAAGTgggtgcatgtatgtgtgtgtttgagaaAAACACTGTTTTTCTCAAATTCTGGCTTCTGCTTTGATAAGTTTGTTATAACCATTTCCAGTTATACAGCTGATGCAACCCAAGTGCCGACTCTATAGAAGGATCTCTTGGGTAACAAGCAGAGACCCCTAAATCAAGCTTCAAGAACCTTTATTCTCAGCAAGGGCTGAGCATGTTAAAGTTTTTCTCAAAGATTTTAAGTGACTGTGTTGATTTTCAGGATTGTGAGACTCAACACTCCATTAGAATTTAACCTTTAAGCAGAAGGTTTCTCAACATCCTTGAAtgcttgtttttaaaaagaagataatGAGACAGTCACTTCAAATAAGAATCTGAAGGACAGTTATCCGTATAGGTGTATAAACACACCCATACTAGGCAAACACAGCTGGATGGtagataaacccattgccgtcaagtcaattccaactcatagaggccctatatagtaaagagtagaactgccccatagggtttccaaggagtggctggtggatccaaactgctgactttttggttagcagctgtagctcgtcgtagttcttaaccactgcacctccagatGGTAGACAGATGGCTagataaacaaacaaagaaatgaTAATAATAGTTAAAAGTTACCCAGAGCCTGCTACAGGCCAAGCGCtgagctaagcactttacatggagtggaacagaccatcagaaATGTCTCAAGGTTGCCCTGGAAAGAAGCGTATTAAGGAACGTATCTTCTAGTTTCCATGTCAATGTTAAGCAAGTCTTTTAAGATGGTAAACCAATCCTTAAATTTACTACTGTGCAGACTGGAAAGAGTTAAGAATAAATGCAATATGAACCAAACCCTTTAATTTCAGACCTTATCTGTCTGCAAAGCCAAATGACACGACTTACCTGGGGAATCTGGATTTTGTGGGGAGAATGACTTCTCCAGGGATTCTGAGTCTTTTTcctctgttttctctgtgtttgaaCCCATCTCCTCTTTGTTTATTTCTCTTTGCTCGTTCCGGTCCTCGTTTTCAATCTTGTTGGTATGAGTATGATCGGATTCTTCCAGCATCAGGTCTTTTTTACCTCTGACAGCCCAATGCATTGACTAAATTCATTAAAAGCAAGCACATAGATACCAAATCAATACTTGTAGTTTCCTATATTTTAAGTTCAATATGTGGTAGCTCCTGACCCACTATTATAGCACTGACTACCAGAATATTAGATTTGACTATTAACCAGATATTAATTAATTACTCTTCACTGATTTGAAGACTAATAGTATAAAAGGAAATCTATCTCACGGGTATGGAGCAACGGGACCAGCATTAGAGAGGTTTAAAGAATGAGGTTGTTGGTTCCTCAAAAattaaacacagaactaccacagacccaacaattccaatcctacctatatacccaaaagaactggattcaaacaaaaacttgtatacaagtgttcacagcagcactattcacaatagccaaaaggtagaaacaacccaaatgtcatcagctaaagaatgaataaacaaaatgtggtatatacatacaatggaatattattcagccataaaaaggaatgaagtactgacacatcctatgacacagatgaaccttgaaaatattctgctaagtgaaagaagctaggcaCAAAAGAcgacatactgtatgattccattcatatgaaatatctacaacAGGCAAattcagagacagaaagcagagtaGTAGTTGGCAAGGGCTGAGAAAAGGCAATAGGGAGTGACCGCTTAATGAGAAAGGAGTTtccttttgaggtgatgaaaaagttctaaaaccaggtagtggTGATGGATATACAAAGGTGTGAATGTACTTAataccattgaattgtacactttaaaatggttaaaatagtaaattttactttatgtatattttaccacaatttccaaaaaaaaaggaaactttagAAAATGGAGAGTGTGTGCCTTGAGCCATGCCAGAGATTAAACCAACTACTACTGTGATGATAACTCTTCCCTCCCAGCAACGGTCAATGCAGAGTTGATAAATACTAGAATTCTAGATTATACATATTTTAAGTACACTCAGAGCACAACGCAGGGATCCGATCAATATATTATTTGTTGAATACGCTTCTGGTAATGTAGAATGTTAGTGAGAGGATGGAGACACATGTACTCTCATACATCATACAATTTTATGAGGGAAATGTGACAATATCAATCAAAATGTTAACTGTTCATAATCTTTGACTCAGTAAAGCTGGCAGAGTTATACTGACAAACAagagaaaagtgaaaaagaaacacCAACAAGAATCATGATGAAATGGGCTCTCCAAAAAAAAAGTGTGAGGACTGATAGAAGGGACTAGGGGAAGAAGTGACACCTCTCTGAGTATagatttttatctagtttttacTTTTAGAaccatattaatattttgtatgtttaaaataaagaatGGAGGAAACCCTTTAAATTGAAtgtgaacagaaataaatgaacctAATTATATTTCAAATGAATAACACAACCTttctgaagggaaaaaaaaaaaagagccaatttAAATAACTTTTGAATTTGCTACTTTGATGATGTATCTTCAATCTAAACACAAAAAGAACTACAAACAAACTTTGAACTCATTTGTAGGTGTGTTTTTCACAGTGGTATGGATGTACCCATTCTGAAACTATTTTGGGTATATTAGGATTGA
This genomic window contains:
- the DNAJC12 gene encoding dnaJ homolog subfamily C member 12, whose amino-acid sequence is MDAILNYSSENNEDYYTLLGCDELSSVEQILAEFKIRALECHPDKHPENSKAVETFQKLQKAKEVLTNEESRARYDHWRRSQVSMPFQQWEALSDSVKTSMHWAVRGKKDLMLEESDHTHTNKIENEDRNEQREINKEEMGSNTEKTEEKDSESLEKSFSPQNPDSPGFSDVNCWHFRFRWSGDAPSELLRKFRNYEI